The genomic stretch TTCCAGAGCTGTGATCTCGCTGCGAAGGATTGGCACGATATGGGGGCCCAGCTTGCATACCATCTCGCCGTTGGTGCTGCCTGACCTGACTTTCTCAAACAATGCCAGCTTTTCTTTGAGCGGAGCCTTGATCCACCGGCTGCTGTCAGGGGCAAGCTGATTCGTGCGGGCTAGCTCAGCCTGATGCCCCATCCAAATGTAGAACTTCCTCTGATGCCGTTCCAACCGTTTGATGTCAGCTGCCGTGAGCTCAGCCAGAGCGTCGTGAATGAAAAACAGACATGCTTGGCGTAGATCCATCAAGGTGTCTCTCTCTTGGTCCGAGATATGACTGCTGAGATTGTCCTTCAAGTATGCCTCCTTGAGAAGGCCAATGTCCGGAACCCATTGAGTTGTAGTAAACTTGTCTTGTTCCCATGAGTCTGTCTGCTGAACCGGGGCGGTTCCGATGGATTGACAAACGAAACCGTCAATCGTGATAACAGGCGCGATCGACTCAATCATCTCATTTGCTGGGCTTTCAaagaccgtgagccccgtTGTCATGGATTGGTTGTCGATGTGGCTCAGGTTGGTGTAAGCCTTGAAGAAATGTCCAGCCTGGGCGTTGATATCATGGGAGACCCAAAGCTTGCTGATAGTCTTTGGCACTTTGGGCGTCTGTCGAACATTGCTGGAATCGGGGATGGCAGTGTAGGCAGCTTGGAAAACGGAGTCGAGCGTGGTGGGATGGACGACATGGTCgtgttggtggtgcttggGCATAGTCGCTTTGGAGTCGGCCACTGTGAAGGATGTCACAGATTGCTGACCCCGAGTTCGAATGCTCTTGATGTTTTGGAAGATGGGCCCGTGGCAGATGCCACCTGATCGCAGGCCAGCATACATGTCTTGTGGGCTGACCCGGGTTCTGTAGGTGGACTCGTTCATAGGATGGGCGAGCTTGAACCCATGACCCGGCAAAGCGTTTTGGCAAAAGCCCATCTCATCCCCAGATGAGTGCTCGACCGAGATCAGACCTTTGCAATGGTCTATCCAGATGTTATCTGAGCTGACAGACTGCACGTTGAACTCCGTCCATCCCTTAATGTCCAGGACCTTTTCGCTGCATGGCCGAAGTGACAGCTGAAGCTCGATGCCGTCAGCTGTCTCGGGCACAACAAGGGCGTTAAGGATGTCGATATCTCGCAGTTGGTAGCCTAGAACCCTGCCCTTGCGCCCTTGCCTCGCTGCGTGCTGGGCCATGCCCTCGATGGCCATCGAGATGTAACCGGCTGCTGGATAGATCACATTGGATTGGACAACGTGGTCCCTAACCCACGGAATATCGCTCATGCGAACAATGTGTCTCCAGGAGGGCGCACTGAGATCTGTTCCGAGAACAAGAGACCCAAGAAAATCGTGAGGCGGttcttggcgatggcgaaGGGCCTTGTTGAATCGTGGCTCGATCCAATGGCGGGTTTGATGATTCCAGGGGTATCTGGGAAGATCGTGAAGCACTTTGATACCTTCTCGACCATAGGGCAAATTGACAGGTGCAAGGTTGACTGGGTAGCCCTTTTGGATGAGACTGCTAACGAGTGTATGCATGGTCTCAACCGCATGCTTCTTTCTGACGAGGCAGCTCTCGTATGGAATGACAACGCCATTGAACTCGTGCATGCGTAATATCTCTTGGATGGGCCCGGAGAGAGCCGCGTGTGGACCAACCTCGATCACCATGTCGACAGACAACTCGGCGCCGGGGGTGTCGAAGCACATGTTGCGGAATGCGTCGACAAACTGAACGCGTCCTGTCAGACTGCGTACCCAATGAGCAGGGCTTCCAATCTCGTGGGCATCCTCCATCCGTGTTCCAGTCGACGGCGACGAGAAGATGAAGTCGAGATGATCCTGCGGCGACCGAACCTTCTTGTCCATAGCGCTGTGATAGGCTTCTGCAACAGCCTCCATATGATGTGAGTGCCAGGCAGCGTCCACCTTGAGGCGTCTCGCAAAGATATTCTCCTGCTGGAACACCCTTTCGAGCTGCTCGAGGCCACAGACATCGCCGGAAAGAGTAATGGAGTTGGGACTGTTTTCACAGGCCACGACGACCTTGCCGGTGGTGGCACGAGAGAGAAATCGCTGACTGTCCTCGACTCCAAGCCCCACTGCCATCATGCCCCCCTGACGGGCAATCTGACGATTGCTCTCCGAAGCGAGGCCTCCACGCGCAAAAGCGATGGCCATGGCCGACTGGAGATCGAGAGCACCGGCCGCATAAGCGGCGGCAATCTCTCCGCTCGAATGGCTCGTGACTGCTGTGGGGGTGACACCCCAAGCCCGGAGCAGGTTTGTGAGGGCGATCTGGACGGCAACGCACACGGGAGTACTGTAGTCCAGCTGATTGACCTTGGAGGTGTCGGCATCTCGGTTTAGCTCCTCTGTAGAAACACGCGCGTTAGAAACCTAACATTTCCAGCACGAACGGAGAAAACATACCAATCATGTTCCAAGTTGCCCCGAGTTTCTCTAGATGCTTGTTGCAGTCGAGCAACGCGGCCTTGAAAACGGGGTAGACCTCAATCAACTCCCTGCCCATCGCCCACCACTGCGCGCCCTGGCCATTGTAAACAAATCCTACCCTGGGAGAAGCGATTGCTGCCTTGGCAGGCTTTGCCTTTGGGGAATCGAGAATCTTGATCAGGGCCTCCACCGTGTCAGCAGAAACCGACGTGACCCACGGGAACCGCGAGCGACGGTGCCCCAGAGTGTAGGCAAGGTTGTCGAGGAAACCATCTTCATCCgtggtcttggtgttgagcaAGTAGTCCTTGAGATTGGAGACAATGGCCTGGGTAGCTCTCTCATCTTTGCCACTCAAGACGAACACTCGGCGCCGGGACAGGTACTCGAGAGCACTGCTGCTCCGTCGTGACCGGCTGCTGGCATTGTCGAGATTGGCAGCCTGCTGAAGGCGTCGGGAACCAGTGAAGGAATCCAAGTCTTCCATGATAACATGAGCGTTGGATCCGCCATAGCCAAAATTGTTGATAGACGCACGCCTCACGTCCTCTTTTCCATCCCAGGGCTCGAGTTCAGTGGGGACCTGCAGGGGAGAGAAGGCGCTGATTAGCATTTGTTTCCGTGTCTCGGCCAATTGGTACCGGGAAGGCCCACGGCCGGATCACTCACCTTTAACTTCCAGTCGTCCAAACGTAGCTTCTCATTCGGCTTCTCATAGTTGACACTGGGCGGGATCTGACCCTTCTCGAGCGCCAGTGCGaccttgatgatggctgcaACTCCGCTTGCCGTTTCTGTGTGGCCGATGTTGGTCTTGACTGATCCGATTCTCAATGGGTCACCGCTTGGTCGAGTGTCTTGGAAAACCGACGAGATGGCTTTGACCTCGATGGGATCGCCCGTTGGTGTGCCGGTTCCGTGGGCTTCAAAGTAGGTCGTCTGGGAAGGATCGAGGCCTGCCTTCTTGTAACAAGCGCGAATAAGCGCCTCCTGCGCCTCGCCGCTGGGTGTGGTGATAGTTTCCGTCTTGCCGTCCTGGTTCACGCCTGTCTCCCGGATGATGGCCCGGATCGGATCACCATCCCGCAAGGCATCGTCGAGCCTcttgaggatgatggtggctgACCCCTCCCCGCGGCCATATCCATTAGCGCGGCTGTCAAATGCATAGGACCTGCCATCCTTGGAGATCAGGGTCATCGAGGACATGGCCAGGAACATGTCCGGGTTGAACATGATGTTTGCACCGCCCACAATGGACATGTCCGATTCACCGGTCCGAAGACTCTGGCATCCTTGGTGCAGCGCAGTCAAGGTGGTCGAGCAGCCCGTGTCGACTGACATGCTCGGTCCTCGCAGATCGAAAAAGTGTGACAGGCGATTGGAGGCCATGGCCGCCCCTGTGCCCATCAGTAGAAACCTGGGCAGGGCGTCGGGATCTCTGATCAGACTCTCATGGTAGTCGCGAAAAAATGAGCCGGCAAAGACAGAAGTGTTGGAGCCGGCGACATCCTGAAGGGTGATTCCAGCTTAGACAACAAGTATGGGTTAGTAGAGAATGGGATGAGCATTGTGGGCAAACCTACCGCTTTCCAGCGCCTCATATGTGGACTCCAGTTGCAGTCTGAACTGAGGATCTAGTGCCTGTTTCACCCCGTTAGTTTGCTCCTTAAAAATGGCGAGCGACAGCCATGTCTGACTTACCGCTGCAGTCTCTGCCGACAAATTAAAGAAATTGGCGTCGAACAAGCTGACGTCTTCCTCGAGGAAGTGGCCTCCTGCCACATTGGTCTATTTCAAAAGTGTGAGATTGTATCCCTCTTCTGAGAAGATGAGTTTGAACTGACCCCATTGAGCTTCTCAAAATTTGGATGAAGAAACCCGTCAATGTTGAAGCGGTTTTTAGGAATCTCCGACCATGCGCTGCGGCCTTCGGAAACAAGTTTCCAGAGCTTCTCTGGACTGTCGACGTCGCCAGCGAACCGGCAGCTCATTccgacgatggcgatgggTGTGTTGGATTCCATCTTTGCTTGATACACAAAATCTGGAAGGGGTGAAGGGTGCCTTTAACCGTTCAGGTAGATGAGTCAAGATGAGGGGTGGGCTTCGGACTCAAGTGTTGTTGAAATACCTGATGAGAATAGGGTTGGGAAACAAGAAGACGGATTCAACGCGGTGCAAGGACGTCGCACATGTCGACTCTATATAAAATCTCTTGACGACAAGATCAAAACTCCTGCATTACCATATTCTCCCTGAACCCACCGCCCTCGTGCAAGTTGATGGGTGAGATTGCCACGATTTCAGCCGTGATAGGGAGTTTACAGCATCCAGTTCCACGGAAGGGATGAGATACTCCGGGCAAGCAACAGTCAAAAACTCCGAACCACCTTTCTCTCACAGCCCATAATTCGAGAACCGCAGTTTCGGGCTAATACAAACCCAACAACCCGATTCAAATCGAATTCTCGCTTCATTTT from Podospora pseudopauciseta strain CBS 411.78 chromosome 3, whole genome shotgun sequence encodes the following:
- a CDS encoding Type I Iterative PKS (COG:I; SMCOG1022:Beta-ketoacyl synthase; EggNog:ENOG503NWJ7; antiSMASH:Cluster_1); protein product: MESNTPIAIVGMSCRFAGDVDSPEKLWKLVSEGRSAWSEIPKNRFNIDGFLHPNFEKLNGTNVAGGHFLEEDVSLFDANFFNLSAETAAALDPQFRLQLESTYEALESAGITLQDVAGSNTSVFAGSFFRDYHESLIRDPDALPRFLLMGTGAAMASNRLSHFFDLRGPSMSVDTGCSTTLTALHQGCQSLRTGESDMSIVGGANIMFNPDMFLAMSSMTLISKDGRSYAFDSRANGYGRGEGSATIILKRLDDALRDGDPIRAIIRETGVNQDGKTETITTPSGEAQEALIRACYKKAGLDPSQTTYFEAHGTGTPTGDPIEVKAISSVFQDTRPSGDPLRIGSVKTNIGHTETASGVAAIIKVALALEKGQIPPSVNYEKPNEKLRLDDWKLKVPTELEPWDGKEDVRRASINNFGYGGSNAHVIMEDLDSFTGSRRLQQAANLDNASSRSRRSSSALEYLSRRRVFVLSGKDERATQAIVSNLKDYLLNTKTTDEDGFLDNLAYTLGHRRSRFPWVTSVSADTVEALIKILDSPKAKPAKAAIASPRVGFVYNGQGAQWWAMGRELIEVYPVFKAALLDCNKHLEKLGATWNMIEELNRDADTSKVNQLDYSTPVCVAVQIALTNLLRAWGVTPTAVTSHSSGEIAAAYAAGALDLQSAMAIAFARGGLASESNRQIARQGGMMAVGLGVEDSQRFLSRATTGKVVVACENSPNSITLSGDVCGLEQLERVFQQENIFARRLKVDAAWHSHHMEAVAEAYHSAMDKKVRSPQDHLDFIFSSPSTGTRMEDAHEIGSPAHWVRSLTGRVQFVDAFRNMCFDTPGAELSVDMVIEVGPHAALSGPIQEILRMHEFNGVVIPYESCLVRKKHAVETMHTLVSSLIQKGYPVNLAPVNLPYGREGIKVLHDLPRYPWNHQTRHWIEPRFNKALRHRQEPPHDFLGSLVLGTDLSAPSWRHIVRMSDIPWVRDHVVQSNVIYPAAGYISMAIEGMAQHAARQGRKGRVLGYQLRDIDILNALVVPETADGIELQLSLRPCSEKVLDIKGWTEFNVQSVSSDNIWIDHCKGLISVEHSSGDEMGFCQNALPGHGFKLAHPMNESTYRTRVSPQDMYAGLRSGGICHGPIFQNIKSIRTRGQQSVTSFTVADSKATMPKHHQHDHVVHPTTLDSVFQAAYTAIPDSSNVRQTPKVPKTISKLWVSHDINAQAGHFFKAYTNLSHIDNQSMTTGLTVFESPANEMIESIAPVITIDGFVCQSIGTAPVQQTDSWEQDKFTTTQWVPDIGLLKEAYLKDNLSSHISDQERDTLMDLRQACLFFIHDALAELTAADIKRLERHQRKFYIWMGHQAELARTNQLAPDSSRWIKAPLKEKLALFEKVRSGSTNGEMVCKLGPHIVPILRSEITALEVMLEKELLSRYYLDALKWGRTNAKLGELVKLYAQKNPRAKMIEIGAGTGGATSHILQGLGNSKEGTGPNVGSYDFTDVSSGFFEAAKEKFQDWNNVVKYKKLDIEQDPMKQGFEEGGYDVVIACQVLHATKSMNNTMANVRRLVKPGGKLFLMETTKDPVDLQFVFGFLPGWWLNEEEERKFSPSLTIPMWDRVLNRTGFSGIDAEIRDCDDDDLYAFSVMMSTAATGPPKFDFDIAFVTANPTTPNPWLDQLGVSIGLLTWTVPTVHSLDSVTADDNRVCIFVDDSENPILASADHTEFEGLKTLSTRSKGVLWLTQGGAMDFKTPHAGLAAGFLRSLRQEYVGKRLGTLDLDPTRPLCSAESVSSITQVFRSFFNYSNLEATSDFEFAERNGVISVPRYIKDVCRNNNVFRRPAEQSVYPLEPFIQQDRPLRLTIGTTGLLDTLAFDDDASALEELPEDFVEIEPRAFGVNFRDVMVAIGQLKSRVMGYDCSGVVTRVGSVAASNDYKPGDRVSVLLRGHYGSRTRIHWTSAVHIPEDMGFETAASLPTQFVAAYVSLYDNARLQRGETVLIHSATGGVGQAAVMLAQRVGAEVFVTVGSEEKRKFVMEHFGIYSDHIFSSRDVSFASGVKEMTGGKGVDVVLNSLAGTLLQASFNCLAPFGRFVEIGKKDFELNNSLGMEAFTRAVSFSSVDAIALGECKPMEANRIMKDIVRMVAEKEINTVYPISVLPLSDVEKAFRLMQAGKHMGKIVLAVDDETMVPVVPRKLNARLRTDASYLVVGGFGGIGRSVCHWLAEHGAQQIAVMSRSANSFGKADQLQTELISAVGHQVKVVGLGCDISNMKELNRALAKYAGTGAPPIKGVIHGGMQLKDSVLDNMTLEDHNAALHPKLHGSWNLHQYFSGEGDLDFYIMLSSLVGVVGFASQSNYSAGGTFQDALAQHRVARGLPAVSIDLGIVKSVGHLAEEQESAKTIEALQRHGFMGLREIEILAAIDSAIATPLAGALMLGINTGPAGQTEDSPLRRDARFSQLRYQKTEQEGGQMSNKSGSGDLASKLASASTFDDAAEAVVGGITKKLVDIFMIPEDDIIPSKSLADFGVDSLVAVELRNMLSMKAGADLSIFDIMQSPSITALAGAVAARSSHVDTAILRG